Proteins encoded in a region of the Peptococcus niger genome:
- the gatA gene encoding Asp-tRNA(Asn)/Glu-tRNA(Gln) amidotransferase subunit GatA produces MQNHTIASVREAFTSGEKSAVDIVTSYLDCIAEQDRTINAFITVDQDYALAQAKKLDEKLAAGEPLGRLAGVPIALKDNLSTVGLRTTCASKMLENYQPIFNAHVVERLIAEDAVIIGKTNMDEFAMGATTETSYFGPTLNPLDTGHVPGGSSGGSAAAIAADMVPVALGSDTGGSIRQPAAYCGIYGLKPTYGVVSRYGCVAFGSSLDQIGPMGHSVADLATTLSVIAGYDHRDANSLPEERPDYEAALQTDMKGKRIGIPEEMLNAATNPAIRDAVMEAADIYRHLGAEVETCHLAYLEESIPTYYLIATAEASSNLARFDGVRYGLRVDGKDVISMFKETRREGFGEEVKRRIMLGTYALSAGYYDAFYLKSLKVRRLIQDAFKDLFKTYDALLTPTAIQVAPALHENLDAVEAYRQDLLTCPVNLAGLPGLSMPFGQLNGLPIGLQLIGNVRGDETLIGFAAALERYMTEVSA; encoded by the coding sequence ATGCAAAATCATACCATCGCCTCTGTGCGTGAAGCCTTCACCAGCGGTGAAAAAAGCGCTGTCGATATTGTGACATCGTACCTGGATTGTATTGCTGAACAAGACCGGACCATCAATGCCTTTATTACCGTTGACCAGGACTATGCCCTTGCACAGGCGAAAAAACTAGATGAAAAATTAGCGGCCGGCGAGCCTTTGGGCCGCTTAGCGGGGGTGCCGATTGCCCTTAAGGATAACCTCAGCACGGTTGGCTTGCGCACCACTTGTGCTTCTAAAATGTTAGAAAACTACCAGCCTATCTTTAATGCTCATGTGGTGGAGCGATTAATCGCCGAAGACGCGGTCATCATCGGTAAGACGAACATGGATGAATTTGCCATGGGGGCGACGACAGAAACATCTTACTTCGGGCCTACGTTAAACCCCTTGGATACGGGGCATGTGCCCGGTGGGTCAAGCGGCGGTTCCGCTGCGGCTATTGCAGCGGATATGGTGCCGGTTGCCCTGGGCTCAGACACGGGCGGCTCCATTCGCCAACCGGCAGCCTATTGTGGGATTTATGGCTTAAAACCGACTTATGGTGTTGTATCCCGTTATGGTTGCGTGGCGTTTGGCTCTTCTTTGGATCAAATCGGCCCGATGGGTCATTCTGTGGCTGATTTGGCGACGACTTTATCGGTTATTGCCGGTTATGATCACCGGGATGCAAATTCACTTCCGGAGGAGCGTCCGGATTATGAGGCTGCCTTGCAGACCGATATGAAGGGGAAAAGAATAGGTATTCCGGAAGAAATGCTGAATGCCGCCACCAACCCGGCCATTCGTGATGCGGTCATGGAGGCGGCGGATATTTACCGGCACTTGGGTGCAGAAGTGGAAACCTGTCACCTGGCCTACCTGGAAGAGTCCATTCCGACCTACTATCTCATCGCAACGGCAGAAGCTTCTTCAAACCTGGCACGCTTTGATGGGGTTCGGTATGGCTTGCGCGTTGATGGTAAAGATGTTATCTCCATGTTTAAAGAAACCCGCCGCGAAGGGTTTGGCGAGGAGGTCAAACGCCGCATTATGCTTGGTACTTACGCTTTAAGCGCCGGCTACTATGACGCCTTTTATTTAAAATCCTTAAAGGTTCGCCGCTTGATTCAAGATGCCTTCAAGGACCTGTTCAAGACATACGATGCGCTTCTGACGCCAACGGCCATCCAGGTGGCACCTGCTTTACATGAAAACCTAGATGCTGTGGAGGCTTACCGGCAAGACTTGCTGACCTGCCCGGTTAATTTGGCCGGTTTGCCGGGATTGTCCATGCCATTTGGTCAACTGAACGGCTTGCCGATTGGCTTGCAACTCATTGGAAATGTACGCGGTGATGAAACCTTAATCGGGTTTGCTGCCGCTTTAGAGCGCTACATGACGGAGGTGTCGGC
- the ribD gene encoding bifunctional diaminohydroxyphosphoribosylaminopyrimidine deaminase/5-amino-6-(5-phosphoribosylamino)uracil reductase RibD produces MNDRLMMTRALHLAVRGAGNVAPNPMVGCVIAKDGKILGEGWHRQFGGPHAEREALAAAKDADVQGATCFVTLEPCSHTGKTPPCTDALIKAGIARVVIAAKDPNPKARGGAEKLLQAGLKVDIGLMREEAEKINEAFFHQLKTGRPYIRWKVAATADGCVAPPPGSTDRKISASDADDWVQKLRHSVGAIMVGAGTVRKDNPLLSDRSGLTPEAPLLRVIVGHDPMVLEGSRILETAGDIPTVFACSGPATGREYLQKADIDLWHWPDHQDVPLDALCDRLAARGINDVLLEGGAHLAAAMLQAQLINRVHILWAPKLLGTRSISQAMLADCKCSGPSDAYRLVKPDLTFLGDDVLYSAAVAYDKEGLCLPD; encoded by the coding sequence ATGAACGATCGATTAATGATGACACGCGCCTTACACTTGGCGGTGCGTGGTGCCGGGAATGTGGCCCCAAACCCCATGGTGGGCTGTGTGATTGCAAAAGACGGCAAAATTTTAGGTGAAGGTTGGCACCGTCAGTTCGGTGGTCCTCATGCCGAGCGTGAAGCACTGGCTGCTGCGAAGGACGCCGATGTCCAAGGCGCCACCTGTTTTGTCACCTTAGAGCCCTGCAGCCATACCGGTAAAACACCCCCCTGCACAGACGCACTGATAAAAGCCGGCATTGCGCGCGTGGTAATCGCCGCCAAAGATCCAAACCCGAAGGCCAGGGGCGGTGCCGAAAAACTTTTACAAGCCGGTCTGAAAGTTGATATTGGCCTCATGCGGGAAGAGGCGGAAAAAATAAATGAGGCCTTTTTTCATCAATTGAAAACGGGCCGTCCCTATATCCGCTGGAAAGTAGCAGCCACAGCCGATGGGTGCGTGGCACCGCCACCAGGTTCGACAGACCGGAAAATTTCCGCCTCCGATGCGGATGACTGGGTTCAAAAATTACGCCACAGCGTCGGCGCCATTATGGTTGGCGCCGGAACGGTTCGCAAAGACAACCCCCTGCTGTCAGACCGGTCCGGCCTAACCCCTGAGGCTCCCCTCCTTCGTGTGATTGTCGGTCACGATCCCATGGTCTTAGAAGGCAGCCGCATCTTGGAAACGGCAGGAGACATACCAACGGTATTTGCCTGCAGCGGTCCCGCGACCGGGCGAGAATATTTACAAAAGGCCGACATTGACCTCTGGCATTGGCCTGACCACCAGGATGTACCGCTTGACGCCCTATGTGACCGCTTGGCAGCCCGCGGCATTAACGATGTCTTGTTGGAAGGTGGCGCTCATTTGGCCGCCGCCATGCTGCAAGCACAGCTGATTAATCGGGTACACATTTTATGGGCGCCAAAGCTATTGGGCACCCGGTCCATTTCACAAGCCATGCTGGCCGATTGCAAGTGCAGCGGTCCATCTGACGCTTATCGTCTGGTCAAGCCGGACCTGACCTTTTTAGGAGACGATGTGCTGTACAGCGCTGCCGTTGCTTATGATAAGGAGGGCCTATGTTTACCGGATTGA
- the gatC gene encoding Asp-tRNA(Asn)/Glu-tRNA(Gln) amidotransferase subunit GatC gives MLTRETVEHIAHLARLSFTEDELTQQTEQLDMIIDMMAILDEIDTEGVSPLNHVLELSNVYREDQVTESVDREAALSNGPEVAAGMFQVPKIV, from the coding sequence ATGCTGACACGTGAAACGGTAGAACACATTGCGCATTTGGCGCGGTTGTCCTTTACAGAAGATGAATTGACCCAGCAGACGGAACAGTTGGATATGATTATTGATATGATGGCGATTTTGGATGAAATCGATACAGAAGGCGTTTCGCCCTTGAACCACGTTTTAGAATTGTCCAATGTTTACCGGGAAGACCAGGTGACGGAAAGCGTGGATAGAGAGGCTGCTTTATCCAATGGGCCTGAAGTTGCAGCCGGGATGTTTCAAGTCCCGAAGATTGTTTAG
- the ligA gene encoding NAD-dependent DNA ligase LigA translates to MAEYKTKEDMLALIEQLRHYEYCYYVLDRPEISDGTYDALYQTLLAIEAAHPEWVQADSPSQRVGGAVAEGFESVQHRVPLLSLANAFSEADLRNFDAQVCRALGKSQVAYSVEHKIDGLSMALTYRDGLLVLGATRGNGQAGEVVTDNVKTIRNVPLRLNEPVADLIVRGEVYLPKAPFAALNAEREKADLPLFANARNAAAGSIRQLDSKIAAQRPLSLRFYDILACSEEVASQVEVLDHMRQWGLKPVEAVHCETIDEAIAACMAIAENREAIPYDIDGVVIKVDSLADRRVLDVRAKTPRWAIAYKFPAEQQETVVTDIVTQVGRTGVVTPVADLLPTMVAGSLVSRATLHNEDLIKSKDVRVGDRVVIQKAGDVIPEVVRSLPEERSASSRPYIFPKFCPSCGSHLIRLDGEAAWRCPNRLGCPSQIQAGILHMAARDALDIDGLGPALIGQLYATGLIRTAAGLFTLTKDDLLQLERMGDKRVDNLLTALDQAKNRPLDRFIYALGIPLVGLNVSRLLVNQLPTLDDFRRASEEELLTIDGIGPGIAEAVVGYFSDPANQRLLADLKAAGVGYSVLERPQEDTPLAGKTFVLTGTLPDYSRSEMKTLLEARGAKVTGSVSKRTDFVLAGEDAGSKLDKAHALGITILTQDEIELLLEKAGASIEADRR, encoded by the coding sequence GTGGCTGAGTATAAGACAAAAGAAGATATGCTGGCGTTGATTGAGCAATTACGCCATTATGAATACTGTTATTATGTACTGGATCGTCCTGAAATCAGTGATGGTACCTATGATGCTCTCTACCAAACGCTCTTGGCCATTGAAGCGGCTCATCCGGAGTGGGTGCAGGCCGATTCGCCGAGTCAGCGGGTTGGTGGAGCGGTTGCAGAAGGCTTTGAATCGGTCCAGCATCGGGTGCCCTTGTTGAGCCTGGCCAATGCCTTTTCTGAAGCAGACTTGCGCAATTTTGACGCACAAGTCTGCCGCGCCCTGGGCAAAAGCCAGGTGGCCTACAGTGTGGAACATAAAATTGACGGCCTATCGATGGCGCTTACCTATCGAGACGGCTTATTGGTTTTAGGGGCTACCCGGGGGAATGGTCAGGCCGGAGAAGTGGTAACGGATAATGTTAAGACCATTCGAAATGTACCGCTACGTTTAAATGAACCGGTGGCAGATTTAATTGTCCGTGGAGAGGTCTACCTGCCTAAAGCGCCATTTGCCGCCTTAAATGCTGAACGTGAAAAAGCAGACTTGCCCTTATTTGCCAATGCGCGCAATGCTGCTGCCGGCTCCATCCGACAATTGGATTCAAAGATAGCGGCCCAGCGGCCGCTGAGCCTTCGCTTTTACGATATCTTGGCCTGCTCTGAGGAAGTGGCAAGTCAAGTGGAGGTCTTGGACCATATGCGGCAATGGGGACTTAAGCCGGTAGAGGCTGTCCATTGCGAGACCATTGATGAGGCCATTGCGGCCTGCATGGCCATTGCCGAAAATAGGGAAGCCATTCCTTATGATATTGACGGTGTGGTGATTAAGGTGGATTCATTGGCCGACCGCCGTGTATTGGATGTGCGGGCAAAAACGCCGCGATGGGCAATTGCCTATAAGTTTCCGGCAGAGCAGCAGGAAACGGTGGTAACAGATATTGTGACCCAGGTGGGGCGGACCGGTGTGGTGACGCCGGTGGCTGACCTCCTGCCGACCATGGTGGCCGGTTCTCTGGTGAGTCGGGCGACCTTGCACAATGAAGATTTGATCAAAAGCAAGGATGTCCGAGTTGGTGACAGGGTTGTCATTCAAAAAGCGGGAGACGTCATTCCTGAAGTGGTCCGGTCCTTGCCGGAAGAGCGCAGCGCTAGCAGCAGGCCTTATATCTTTCCCAAGTTTTGCCCATCCTGTGGCTCCCATTTGATTCGTTTAGATGGAGAGGCGGCCTGGCGGTGTCCAAATCGTCTTGGCTGTCCCTCGCAGATTCAAGCCGGTATTTTGCACATGGCAGCTAGGGATGCCCTGGATATTGACGGCTTGGGGCCGGCCTTGATTGGTCAGCTTTATGCGACCGGGCTGATTCGCACGGCAGCAGGCTTGTTCACCTTGACCAAGGATGACTTGCTTCAACTGGAACGTATGGGCGATAAGCGCGTCGATAACTTGCTTACGGCCCTTGACCAGGCTAAAAACAGGCCGCTTGATCGCTTTATTTATGCTTTAGGTATTCCTTTGGTGGGCCTCAACGTCAGTCGCTTACTGGTCAACCAGTTGCCAACGCTGGACGATTTTCGGCGGGCCAGTGAAGAAGAGCTGCTGACCATTGATGGCATCGGTCCGGGCATAGCGGAAGCGGTGGTCGGCTACTTTTCTGACCCGGCCAATCAACGCTTGTTGGCCGATTTGAAAGCAGCTGGAGTGGGTTATTCAGTCCTTGAAAGACCGCAAGAGGACACGCCCTTGGCAGGTAAAACCTTTGTTTTGACGGGTACCTTACCGGACTACTCCAGAAGTGAAATGAAAACCTTGCTGGAAGCCAGGGGCGCCAAAGTGACCGGTTCGGTGAGCAAGCGAACCGATTTTGTCCTGGCCGGTGAAGACGCCGGCAGTAAATTGGACAAAGCGCACGCCCTGGGGATTACCATATTAACTCAAGACGAGATAGAACTTTTGCTAGAGAAGGCTGGCGCCTCAATAGAAGCAGATAGGAGATAG